GTATAATAATGCATATCACCACTTCCCTTCTAAATCTTTACTCATATATATCATTATACCCAATAAAAGTATACTGTACAAAAAATATAAAATTTCTTATTCTCGAAAAGATGCTATGAAAAATCAATATATCTGTTAATCAATATTTGCATTTACCTATAAAAATTCCTAGATGAAGCTTATTAATATTTAATTTTAATAAAGCAAGTAACTTGTCCTAAATTTCAATAATAAAAAACGCCCCAAAAAGTTTGTTCTTACAAACTCGCTTCATGGGGCGGTACCATCAACAAGGCCAATTTCTAAATCCTTAATTACTACTCCATCAATTGAGTTAACATCAAAGGAACAATGGTGATATTCTATATCATATCCTCTACTCACCATTTCTTTTCCCATGTATTTCCACCTGCAAAAAATCTTCTAATTTTACCTGCCACATCTTCATCTCCTCCTTGCCTTCTCATAGATATAATGCACAAGAAAGGAAATGTTGATTAGTACTTGGTAGATTTTGTGGTGTATATTGTATTAATTTGTGGGTATCTAGGGGGGATTTATGGGAAGGGTAATTTTTTCATTCAAACTCTGTATATTTTTTACTATTACCTTTTGTCCGCTCAACAGGGTATTTTGCTTTATTTTTCTGGATTTTTGCATTCATAATATCTTCTATAGAAACATTTAAACTATCTGCCATATATAAGCAATAAATCATTATGTCTGCTAACTCGTCAGAAGCTTCTTCTAGCTTAAATTCATTATCCCACTGAAAGTGTTCTAGTAATTCCCCTGCTTCTATTGAAATAGATTTTGCCAAATTTTCAGGTGTATGAAAAATTCCCCACTCTCGATCTTCACGTATTTTTCTAATCTCACTTATTATTTTATCCATGATATATCCCCTTTGAGTTTCACTTTACTTTTCATAGTTTATAGGCTCCTCGGCAACCTTTAACTCATACTTATCATCTTCTAAATATATATTTTGCTTTGTATATGTTTGTATATATCTTTTTAAATACATTCTTAACTCTTCATCACATACATAAACATATGTACCACGGATTCCTCTGGTTAATAGTGTTTTATAGATATTTAAAATATAAAAATCTAACATATCTAGATCACTAGCAACTGGTTTCCCATATTTATCAAAATAACAGTCTTTATCAACTACTATTTTACCATTACGATATTTAATATCTTTACCAATAATAACACCTGTATAATTTAAATCATATCCTTGAATT
Above is a genomic segment from Desulfonispora thiosulfatigenes DSM 11270 containing:
- a CDS encoding nucleotide pyrophosphohydrolase — protein: MDKIISEIRKIREDREWGIFHTPENLAKSISIEAGELLEHFQWDNEFKLEEASDELADIMIYCLYMADSLNVSIEDIMNAKIQKNKAKYPVERTKGNSKKYTEFE